In a single window of the Prevotella melaninogenica genome:
- a CDS encoding peroxiredoxin family protein, translated as MKDNIMLRRDGLLFLLLFFSLFIQSKGVTLVGRVSNPAIKQLYVFSVYDEQNVYLLPLDSIKVVDKAFSYYNDTLTSQLLFITPVSEKTDMEAAFLQGCYIFPSNGVNDFTFSLSSSKGIKVESSSSTFQALYEKFVKERDRVGQKQLLDSLDQVFYAAREKNDTREMEEIKRTTAPIYNNAYKQLRSWFDTQITAQRGTPFGIYLYYTYKLQHSKLDTKAKVEEAERMLQGFGSDLHDSHYYRLAFKKVVKAKSTLIGQKAPSIVGVDEAGKHISLNDFRGKYVLIDFWSSSCKWCRKETPNIRKAYDEFKSKGFVVLGVSTDLHKAEWLKAIDADKATWNHLLLPKEQRSRVLESYGIISIPEILLIDPEGNILAKGLRGERIYETVKLYLK; from the coding sequence ATGAAAGATAATATTATGCTACGTAGAGATGGACTTCTATTCCTTTTACTATTCTTTAGTTTGTTTATTCAATCTAAGGGTGTAACCCTTGTGGGTCGTGTTTCTAATCCTGCAATTAAGCAACTCTATGTTTTTTCTGTTTACGATGAACAAAATGTTTATTTGCTTCCACTTGATTCTATAAAGGTTGTAGACAAGGCTTTTAGTTATTATAATGATACGTTGACTTCTCAATTACTTTTTATCACACCAGTGTCAGAGAAGACGGATATGGAGGCAGCTTTCTTGCAAGGTTGTTACATTTTTCCTTCTAATGGCGTAAATGATTTCACTTTTTCTCTCAGCTCATCAAAGGGTATAAAAGTTGAATCAAGTAGTTCTACTTTTCAGGCTCTTTATGAAAAGTTTGTGAAAGAGCGTGATAGAGTAGGGCAAAAACAACTTCTTGACTCGCTTGATCAGGTGTTCTATGCTGCGAGAGAAAAGAATGATACCAGGGAAATGGAAGAAATAAAGAGAACAACTGCTCCTATCTATAATAATGCTTACAAACAACTACGCTCTTGGTTTGATACACAGATTACTGCACAGCGTGGCACCCCTTTTGGGATTTACCTCTATTATACATATAAACTGCAGCATTCTAAACTTGATACAAAAGCAAAGGTAGAGGAGGCAGAACGTATGTTACAAGGATTTGGTTCAGACTTGCATGATTCTCATTATTATCGACTGGCTTTTAAGAAGGTGGTGAAAGCAAAAAGCACACTTATTGGGCAGAAGGCACCAAGTATAGTCGGTGTAGATGAGGCTGGGAAACATATTAGTCTAAATGATTTTCGTGGAAAGTACGTGTTGATAGATTTTTGGAGTTCAAGTTGCAAATGGTGTCGTAAGGAAACGCCCAATATTCGTAAAGCATACGATGAGTTTAAGTCTAAGGGTTTTGTAGTGTTAGGTGTGTCTACTGATCTTCATAAGGCTGAGTGGCTAAAAGCGATAGACGCAGATAAGGCTACGTGGAATCATCTTCTATTACCAAAGGAACAGCGTTCTCGTGTTTTAGAATCGTATGGTATTATTTCTATCCCAGAAATCTTACTCATAGATCCAGAAGGAAATATTCTTGCTAAGGGTTTGCGTGGTGAGCGAATTTATGAAACTGTTAAACTGTATCTGAAATAA